One Falco biarmicus isolate bFalBia1 chromosome 9, bFalBia1.pri, whole genome shotgun sequence genomic region harbors:
- the KAZALD1 gene encoding kazal-type serine protease inhibitor domain-containing protein 1 — MSEAKTLSSSCLVLSLLSLHWAVLQLGQAFPSTSDYLQRGWQRLLEEGEGCAECQPEDCPAPRGCLAGTVRDACDCCWECANLEGQICDLDNTNHFYGKCGEHLECRLDTGDLRHGEVPEPQCACLSHLALCGSDGKTYAQICRFLEVARAHPDANLTVAHEGPCESEPQITSPPYDTWNITGQDVIFGCEVFAYPMASIEWRKDGMEMLLPGDDPHISVQFRGGPQKYEVTGWLQIQGVRVTDEGTYRCFARNRVGEVVALASLTVFTPDQLNLTGFSLPKPRTTPEDYEESEEDYY; from the exons ATGTCTGAAGCCAAGACCCTGAGCTCCTCTTGCCTCGTGCTTTCCTTGCTCTCCTTGCACTgggctgtgctccagctgggCCAGGCTTTTCCCAGCACCTCCGACTACCTCcagcggggctggcagcggctgcTGGAAGAAGGGGAGGGCTGCGCTGAGTGCCAGCCAGAGGACTGCCCAGCACCACGTGGGTGTCTTGCTGGCACAGTGCGTGACGCCTGTGATTGCTGCTGGGAGTGTGCCAACCTGGAGGGACAGATCTGTGACCTGGACAACACCAACCACTTCTATGGCAAGTGTGGGGAACACCTGGAGTGCCGGCTGGACACCGGGGACCTGCGGCACGGAGAGGTGCCAGAGCCCCAGTGTGCCTGCCTCTCCCACCTGGCCCTCTGTGGCTCCGATGGTAAAACCTACGCCCAGATCTGCAGGTTCCTGGAGGTTGCCCGTGCCCACCCTGATGCCAATCTCACCGTGGCCCATGAGGGTCCCTGCGAGTCAG AGCCCCAGATTACCTCTCCTCCCTATGACACATGGAACATCACTGGGCAGGACGTCATCTTTGGCTGTGAGGTCTTTGCCTACCCCATGGCATCCATCGAGTGGAGGAAGGATGGcatggagatgctgctgcctggagaTGACCCCCACATCTCTGTTCAG TTCAGAGGTGGTCCCCAGAAATACGAAGTGACGGGCTGGCTCCAGATCCAGGGTGTGCGGGTGACAGACGAAGGCACTTACCGGTGTTTTGCCAGGAACAGGGTCGGGGAGGTGGTGGCATTAGCCAGCCTGACAGTCTTCACGCCGG ACCAGCTCAACCTGACAGGCTTTTCCCTGCCGAAGCCCCGCACGACGCCTGAGGACTACGAGGAAAGCGAGGAGGACTATTACTAG